In one window of Leptospira sp. WS92.C1 DNA:
- the nrfD gene encoding NrfD/PsrC family molybdoenzyme membrane anchor subunit: protein MSNAVKEALDIQPLVTGGKSVRDVTEDILRPVEAFPTSLWWKAFLLVLTITVIDLGIIGYLMWEGLYILGINNPVAWGFFIVNFVFWIGIGHAGTLISAVLYLFRQEWRTGINRAAEAMTIFAVLTAASNLIIHIGRPWVGFWLFPYPNERGPLWVNFRSPLIWDTFAVSTYLTISLVFWYIGLIPDIAAVRDRSKGEMKRKIYDILSLGWVGSNKAWSHLEMVAMILAALSTPLVLSVHTIVSFDFAVSILPGWHTTIFPPYFVAGAIFSGFAMVVTLMVIAREVFNLKDYITMKHLENMNKVIMVTGLIVGLAYSTEFFMAWYSGNEYEGFAFVNRAFGPYGWAYFIMFSCNVFSPQVFWWKKLRTNIPVMFVISIIVNIGMWFERYVIVMTTHADFLPSSWDMYIPTVYDFMMLIGTFGIFFTLFLLFCRIMPVIAIAEVKTVMPSKDGGHH, encoded by the coding sequence ATGTCCAACGCAGTCAAAGAAGCCCTGGATATCCAGCCTCTCGTAACCGGCGGTAAGTCGGTTCGGGACGTTACAGAGGATATCTTAAGACCGGTCGAAGCTTTCCCCACTTCTCTTTGGTGGAAGGCTTTTCTTCTGGTTCTTACCATTACAGTCATCGATTTAGGTATCATCGGATATCTGATGTGGGAAGGTCTCTACATCCTCGGGATCAACAATCCTGTAGCTTGGGGATTTTTTATCGTAAACTTCGTATTCTGGATCGGGATCGGTCACGCAGGAACCCTGATTTCAGCCGTCCTTTATCTGTTCCGTCAAGAATGGAGAACCGGGATCAACCGTGCAGCAGAAGCGATGACCATCTTCGCCGTGTTAACCGCGGCTTCCAACCTGATCATCCACATCGGAAGACCTTGGGTGGGATTCTGGTTGTTTCCGTATCCGAACGAAAGAGGACCTCTTTGGGTTAACTTCCGTTCTCCTCTGATTTGGGATACGTTCGCGGTTTCGACCTACCTTACGATCTCTCTTGTGTTCTGGTATATCGGCTTGATTCCGGATATCGCCGCGGTAAGAGATCGTTCCAAAGGAGAAATGAAACGTAAGATCTACGACATTCTTTCCCTCGGATGGGTCGGATCCAACAAGGCGTGGTCTCATTTAGAAATGGTGGCGATGATTCTCGCGGCTCTTTCTACTCCTCTGGTTCTTTCGGTGCACACGATCGTATCCTTCGACTTCGCGGTTTCGATTCTTCCGGGGTGGCATACCACGATCTTCCCTCCATACTTTGTGGCCGGCGCGATTTTCTCCGGATTTGCGATGGTTGTGACTCTGATGGTAATCGCGAGAGAAGTCTTCAATCTGAAAGATTACATCACCATGAAACACTTGGAAAACATGAACAAGGTCATCATGGTAACCGGTTTGATCGTAGGACTTGCATACTCCACCGAGTTTTTCATGGCTTGGTATTCCGGTAACGAATACGAAGGGTTTGCTTTTGTAAACAGAGCCTTTGGACCCTATGGTTGGGCATACTTTATCATGTTTAGCTGTAACGTGTTTTCTCCACAGGTATTTTGGTGGAAAAAACTCAGAACCAATATCCCGGTTATGTTTGTCATTTCCATCATCGTAAATATAGGGATGTGGTTTGAAAGATACGTGATCGTAATGACCACACACGCAGACTTCCTTCCCTCCAGCTGGGATATGTATATCCCGACCGTTTACGACTTCATGATGCTTATCGGAACTTTCGGAATCTTCTTCACATTGTTCCTTTTGTTCTGTAGAATCATGCC